A single window of Drosophila suzukii chromosome 3, CBGP_Dsuzu_IsoJpt1.0, whole genome shotgun sequence DNA harbors:
- the Decay gene encoding caspase-3, with amino-acid sequence MDDTDFSLFGQKNKHKKDKADATQTARTPTSELDFKRIIISRPTTEDTYENCERAGIALILNHKDVKGQKQRVGTERDRDDMEATLKGFGFDVRTYDDLTFSDINDKLKEVAREDHSRNDCFVLAVMSHGTEGKVYAKDMSYPVERLWNPFLGDNCKTLKNKPKLFFIQACRGENLEKAVEFSSFAVMTRELAPEPAAPVQPITYAIPSTADMLVFYSTFDKFFSFRNVDDGSWFIQSLCRVLDLAAANEASQPEGAELLRLLTAVNRKVAYEYQSNTKNEALNQMKEMPNFMSTLTKTFQLRVKPKT; translated from the exons ATGGACGACACCGACTTCTCACTCTTCGGCCAGAAGAACAAGCACAAGAAGGACAAAGCGGATGCCACGCAGACTGCCAGGACGCCAACCTCGGAGCTGGATTTCAAGAGGATTATCATCTCGCGGCCCACCACAGAGGACACATACGAGAATTGCGAGCGGGCGGGCATTGCGCTGATCCTCAACCACAAGGACGTCAAGGGGCAGAAACAGCGCGTGGGCACCGAACGGGATCGGGATGATATGGAGGCCACGCTCAAGGGATTCGGATTCGATGTACGAACCTACGACGATCTGACCTTTTCCGACATCAACGACAAGCTCAAGGAGG TGGCTCGCGAGGATCACAGTCGGAACGATTGTTTCGTGTTGGCGGTGATGTCGCACGGTACTGAGGGAAAGGTCTATGCCAAGGACATGTCGTATCCTGTGGAACGTCTTTGGAATCCCTTCCTCGGCGACAACTGCAAGACGCTGAAGAACAAGCCGAAACTCTTCTTCATCCAGGCCTGCCGCGGCGAAAATCTGGAGAAGGCCGTCGAGTTCTCATCCTTCGCGGTGATGACCAGGGAACTTGCCCCGGAACCCGCTGCCCCCGTACAGCCCATTACCTATGCCATCCCCAGCACGGCGGACATGCTCGTCTTCTATTCCACCTTCGACA AATTTTTCTCGTTCCGCAACGTTGACGATGGCTCCTGGTTCATCCAGAGTTTGTGCCGCGTCCTGGACCTCGCCGCCGCCAACGAGGCATCCCAGCCAGAGGGTGCAGAGCTGCTCCGCCTGCTAACAGCCGTGAACAGGAAGGTGGCCTACGAGTACCAGTCGAATACAAAGAACGAGGCCCTTAACCAGATGAAGGAAATGCCCAACTTTATGTCCACGCTGACCAAAACCTTCCAGCTGCGCGTTAAGCCCAAGACCTGA
- the Gr89a gene encoding putative gustatory receptor 89a has protein sequence MSRLPHICGLCLLLRFWQLLALAPFKIGGSKVAQCQRWMTLSAAFRWLLLTSVAPFIVWQSSEIYEATNVKLSTVFKTIALAAMTGDFLISLALLGAHLLNRKELADLVTGLARLHRRRRLSWWSTLFLWLKLLLSLYELLCNVPFLEGAGSRLPWTQLAAFGVQLYVQHVSSVYANGIFGGMLLILECYNQLDQEEPILARLLQKERSWLILVQRFVEVFQLGFFLLVIGNFINILANIYAFMSYFTSLHGVPLTISNNCLIMAVQLYAVVLAAHLCQVRSGRLRKRCLELEYLPEGLTREQAITPTPFPLVSPTGSVKFCILGLFTLDNSFWLFLVSYAMNFIVLILQFSLENMKQA, from the exons ATGTCGCGATTGCCACATATCTGCGGTCTTTGTTTGCTGCTTAGATTCTGGCAGCTTTTGGCCTTGGCCCCGTTTAAAATTGGTGGGTCAAAGGTCGCCCAGTGTCAGCGATGGATGACCTTAAGTGCGGCTTTCAGATGGCTTCTACTCACATCGGTGGCCCCATTTATTGTGTGGCAAAGTTCGGAAATTTATGAGGCCACGAATGTCAAGCTTTCGACGGTCTTCAAGACAATTGCCTTGGCCGCCATGACGGGGGATTTCCTCATTTCCCTGGCTCTCCTGGGAGCTCACCTCTTAAATCGCAAGGAGTTAGCCGATTTGGTGACAGGTCTGGCAAGATTGCATCGCAGGAGAAGATTGAGCTGGTGGTCCACCTTGTTCCTCTGGCTGAAGTTGCTCCTCTCCCTCTATGAACTCCTTTGTAATGTTCCCTTTCTCGAGGGAGCCGGAAGTCGTCTGCCCTGGACTCAACTAGCAGCTTTTGGAGTCCAGCTATACGTGCAACATGTTTCGAGCGTCTATGCCAATGGTATATTTGGGGGCATGCTACTAATACTGGAGTGCTACAATCAACTGGATCAAGAGGAACCCATCCTGGCAAGACTTTTGCAGAAGGAACGCAGCTGGCTGATATTGGTCCAGAGATTCGTGGAGGTCTTTCAGCTTGGCTTCTTTCTTCTGGTCATTGGCAACTTTATAAACATTCTGGCCAACATATACGCCTTTATGTCCTACTTTACGTCTCTTCATGGGGTTCCCCTGACCATTTCCAATAACTGTCTGATTATGGCAGTCCAGCTGTATGCTGTCGTTTTGGCCGCTCATCTTTGCCAGGTGAGATCAGGTCGGTTGCGAAAAAGATGTCTGGAACTGGAATATCTGCCGGAAGGGCTGACTCGGGAACAG GCCATTACCCCAACACCATTTCCTTTGGTCTCACCCACTGGCAGTGTCAAGTTTTGTATTTTAGGCCTTTTTACCTTGGACAACTCGTTTTGGCTTTTCCTGGTCTCATACGCCATGAATTTTATTGTGCTTATCCTGCAGTTCAGCCTTGAGAATATGAAACAAGCTTAG
- the Der-2 gene encoding derlin-2: MNALRQFYLEIPVVTRAYTTVCVLTTLAVHLDLVSPLQLYFNPTLIVRKFQIWRLATTFLYFGTIGISFFFNMVFTYRYCRMLEDGSFRGRSSDFVMMFIFGGVLMTFFGIFVNLLFLGQAFTLMLVYVWSRRNPLVPMNFFGVLNFQAPYLPWVLLCCSMILGNTVWVDVIGMGVGHIYYVLEDVYPTLSNGYRLIKTPYFLKRLFNEHIERNYQAAAEDRPGGFPWGGEGQPLLPDQIANAAGGQEQEPADPPPPAAAAPQ; the protein is encoded by the exons ATGAATGCACTGCGGCAGTTCTACCTGGAGATCCCGGTGGTCACACGGGCTTACACGACGGTCTGCGTGCTGACCACTCTGGCGGTG CATCTGGACCTCGTGTCGCCGCTGCAGCTCTACTTTAATCCCACGCTGATTGTGCGCAAGTTCCAGATTTGGCGCCTGGCCACCACATTCCTGTACTTCGGCACCATAGGCATAAGCTTTTTCTTCAATATGGTGTTTACATATCGCTACTGCCGCATGCTGGAGGACGGATCTTTCCGCGGACGCAGCTCTGACTTTGTCATGATGTTCATCTTCGGCGGCGTTCTGATGACCTTCTTCGGCATCTTCGTCAACCTGTTGTTCCTGGGTCAGGCCTTCACATTGATGCTGGTCTATGTGTGGTCACGCCGCAATCCATTAGTGCCCATGAATTTCTTTGGGGTACTCAACTTCCAGGCGCCCTACCTGCCGTGGGTGCTCCTCTGCTGCTCCATGATCCTGGGCAACACCGTGTGGGTGGATGTCATCGGAATGGGTGTTGGCCACATCTACTACGTGCTGGAGGACGTCTATCCCACACTGTCCAACGGCTATAGACTGATCAAAACCCCCTACTTTTT GAAACGACTCTTCAATGAGCACATCGAGCGCAACTATCAAGCAGCCGCCGAAGATCGTCCTGGCGGCTTTCCTTGGGGCGGCGAGGGTCAGCCTCTGCTGCCGGACCAGATTGCAAATGCGGCTGGCGGACAGGAGCAGGAGCCCGCGGATCCACCGCCTCCCGCTGCTGCGGCGCCGCAATAA
- the Cad89D gene encoding cadherin-89D: protein MVSIFTFLLHATYLLYIVICNLVPHFSATSGSCAFHTLDGVAAESEGVRFIRLREDAQVGKEILRLQAYPRSTAALKGADASGDHKYFNLTEHNATTLVISLARSLERLVDRDVPRNLLKFRILCAGKHEKLEEGSYLSITVYIEDVNDNAPEFLNVPYVVDVDENTSIESIIFEGVQAFDRDKPNTPNSEVHFSMSTVPEQLSADGSPYFALKSPHRPLLILKRELDFDNGIRQFKLPIFAWDRGTPANQANTTITINVRDVDDLPPKFTEGVYRTRVNEFYPMTGVPIRIPLYFAPPIMAFDQDSLNASLVYDIISGNERQLFRVNPHNGVMYLQKEIDLEEESLPGNTFVLQLEARQKDNPLKKALARIEVEVLDLNDNVPEFEADFYNISIVENLPTGFSVLQVNAVDRDQGENSEFLYNLVETKDATGAFRIDSRTGWITVRDDRLLDREQRRSVQLNVEALERNPSYLDDKHLKTPGPSKVQVEITLLDTNDNTPKFEHGNLYEFKVPINAPTGYVIGQVVAHDPDEGPNGKLLYELQRPKGSGYIPFRLDNKNGTIYVGGPLRRGRIAVFVEASDQPTNPSERRFSLAVITIEVYATIDDQAIDFVGAPYEFWVGANTPLGTSVGQVRTTLIYDGEDEIMYDLLHTYSEGVPFAIEERSGIITVIRELSEFKRKVYQFEAVANYLFANSSQTLVMSRSSSPLTTIASPGELTDEGVLITNLTIHIVNKPEQKVPLRPVIEEINMNVINFHVEENVVGGIIGQLLYKNGINLVNNELGTFREMPSENTGRNLTMGSRFRSRNRSRSSKSKRRLPRRLVGDTNIKLRYIIANQQEVVNKISITEDGTLLTLIGLDREQQASYELTVIVEYSTGLVSGAGIYQVNIKVDDVNDNAPKFNALTYVGLINENCAVGTELSMNHAILIQDADEGPNAEFRVQLQGDYSEEFSIEYINGSSSGNTTQHKMPSTTGAFNIFNLTDQWNDEFKYQELHTTFMQTNFKLSSGPYFRVSYTGKKGLDREKQQLYNLKIIATDSGGLSGYAHLTILVADVNDNAPMFERISVFKDSRLEIREYTTDMEIYFVESSSGLAAPQATAAMMLAPPPYHIPGSPRYNQDRERSVGLGTGLGVVARAKSRRRMVRAVSIKCPLFAIYEDTPVGTKVLQLSASDEDYGKNAQLHYELHGEQVERTPGMPMLRVQGGRYFTIDKLSGELSVNYPLSANIEIWLNLTVTDIDGLKDSACLRFTVMDVNNHAPTFKKSWYSFDTPEGEYKESVLGQLTAIDMDFGENANITYTLSDSHLPFTIKPASGVLKITGQLDRELKDKYSFQVMATDNAPVMQRMSSSVDVEVNVLDINDNRPEFIGYDDQTKAVKFIPNVADRTMMLPVYKAYLDRSTQPGTFVRQLTAIDKDNVGNGNGLVLYSIRHQEMQAPLFQIDSRDGTISTISRINGYNDYEHLNVSVIASDVGSPTLSATAVVIVNLQGQAVTDPPKSTPKPEPPANVTVFQHAYYEVKLTENNEAPIEVMRLNLSAGLNPENYRWSLWLEEGLDETDAHPPFEYDAKNMLLYALKPFDREHISRYQLRIRADRLSREARNYARVSYPVVDERIEGLSLNECRILVHIADENDNSPKFRGNGQPIVAVLPQSASFGYPVTRVVANDLDEGLNAEIRYRLLNEPTRLFGIDELSGNIRLLGDLSRDERIYGFDVKATDRMGADDGRSGIVNVFVYIIDEAKQVRLVVAGMPVEVERRIEGLMEALSDAIGKDVRVRLLEPYSGGLEAATNAYIYAVDPHTNSIMEMEQLQESLAGLQLDALQLQQQKLDGGKPMPRIIELAEFGQSPRPTHASSSSFMGGLEFVTVVLLALISLGALMAACCYLCMRQKRRLWSQRDFTASDGGLTYTIAGIGSPRGQKQRRQRQQRHTQRCSKGSSTGSQRPTSAFMPESVCSSAQTQSTATATEKLEQQLHHHHQQQAMATQQQHHQYLNEQQRQQQREYIDVPLPKSIVKAAAAAASGGDGNVGAGSTPFVLKYNACQPVNNLNNYETSLFSLHSTGQDSGVEFLSSRELYETSPDSFQHGGSKRSNNPELLCPRHAKAHLELRQPHPNTDSSDTYEDSLKTDEPLVAHNCRSASCERRQHQQPSNHHPHYQNTRFEKRSCVRHSFSGVKDDLMQQSPQISLRPRGHALRNSMNDLEQRLHNLEQSFRRPLEFSKSNSLF, encoded by the exons ATGGTCTCCAT TTTTACTTTTCTTCTACATGCCACATACCTTCTATATATAGTAATCTGTAATCTGGTGCCCCACTTTTCAGCTACCTCAGGCAGTTGTGCGTTTCACACGCTCGACGGAGTCGCCGCGGAAAGCGAAGGTGTCCGCTTTATCCGGCTTAGGGAAGACGCCCAGGTGGGCAAGGAGATCCTCCGACTGCAGGCCTATCCCCGATCCACGGCTGCCCTCAAGGGAGCCGATGCGAGCGGAGACCACAAGTACTTCAACCTCACGGAGCACAATGCCACCACCTTGGTGATCAGTCTGGCCCGATCGCTGGAACGACTCGTGGACCGCGATGTGCCCCGGAACCTGCTCAAGTTCCGGATCCTCTGTGCCGGAAAACACGAGAAATTGGAGGAG GGTAGCTACCTTTCCATCACCGTGTACATCGAAGATGTCAACGACAATGCGCCGGAGTTTCTTAACGTACCCTACGTAGTCGATGTGGATGAGAACACATCCATTGAGAGCATCATCTTTGAGGGAGTACAGGCTTTCGATCGGGACAAGCCCAATACCCCGAATTCTGAGGTTCACTTTAGCATGTCCACGGTTCCAGAGCAATTATCAGCTGATGGAAGTCCATACTTTGCCCTTAAAAGTCCCCATCGTCCACTGCTCATCCTGAAGCGGGAACTGGACTTTGATAATGGCATCCGGCAATTTAAGCTGCCAATATTTGCTTGGGATCGAGGAACCCCTGCTAACCAAGCAAACACCACGATCACAATCAATGTGAGAGATGTGGATGATTTACCGCCGAAATTCACCGAAGGTGTCTATCGAACCAGGGTCAATGAGTTCTACCCGATGACAGGTGTGCCTATAAGGATACCCCTGTACTTTGCCCCACCCATAATGGCCTTCGATCAGGATTCGCTGAACGCTTCGCTTGTATACGACATCATTTCGGGTAATGAGCGTCAGCTGTTCCGGGTCAATCCTCACAATGGTGTCATGTATTTGCAAAAAGAAATCGATCTCGAGGAGGAGAGTCTACCAGGCAATACTTTTGTTCTTCAGCTTGAGGCGCGACAGAAAGATAATCCCCTTAAGAAAGCTTTAGCACG CATCGAAGTAGAGGTTCTGGATCTGAATGACAATGTTCCCGAGTTCGAGGCTGATTTCTACAACATTTCCATTGTGGAGAACCTGCCCACCGGCTTCAGTGTACTTCAGGTTAATGCAGTGGATCGCGATCAGGGCGAGAACTCAGAATTTCTGTACAATCTAGTGGAGACTAAGGATGCTACGGGTGCTTTTCGTATAGATTCCCGGACGGGATGGATTACTGTGCGCGATGATCGCTTGCTAGATCGCGAACAGCGAAGATCAGTCCAACTAAATGTGGAGGCCCTGGAAAGGAATCCTTCGTATCTGGATGATAAGCACTTGAAGACACCAGGACCCAGCAAGGTTCAAGTGGAGATCACTTTATTGGACACGAACGACAATACGCCAAAGTTTGAACATGGAAATCTATATGAGTTCAAAGTGCCCATCAATGCTCCCACTGGCTATGTGATTGGTCAGGTGGTCGCTCACGATCCAGATGAGGGTCCCAATGGTAAACTGCTATATGAGCTTCAAAGGCCGAAAGGCAGTGGTTACATACCTTTCCGATTGGATAACAAGAACGGTACTATCTATGTGGGTGGACCTCTGCGAAGGGGACGCATTGCAGTCTTTGTGGAGGCCAGTGATCAGCCCACAAATCCCTCAGAGCGGCGATTCTCCTTGGCAGTGATCACCATTGAAGTTTATGCCACTATTGATGATCAGGCCATTGATTTTGTGGGTGCCCCTTACGAATTTTGGGTGGGTGCGAATACTCCATTGGGAACCTCAGTGGGTCAAGTGCGCACCACTTTGATCTACGACGGAGAGGATGAGATAATGTACGATCTCCTGCACACTTATTCAGAGGGTGTTCCCTTTGCCATCGAAGAGCGATCGGGTATTATCACAGTCATACGGGAACTATCGGAATTCAAGCGGAAAGTCTACCAGTTTGAAGCCGTGGCAAATTAT CTCTTTGCCAACTCTTCGCAAACACTGGTTATGTCTCGAAGTTCATCGCCTTTGACCACAATAGCCTCGCCCGGTGAACTCACCGATGAAGGTGTACTCATCACAAATCTTACCATCCATATTGTTAACAAGCCAGAGCAAAAGGTGCCCCTGCGACCTGTAATAGA AGAGATCAACATGAACGTCATAAACTTCCACGTAGAGGAGAACGTTGTGGGTGGCATTATTGGACAATTGCTGTACAAGAACGGAATCAATCTGGTGAACAACGAGCTGGGAACTTTCCGGGAAATGCCTTCAGAAAATACAGGACGTAATCTCACCATGGGCAGTAGATTCCGCAGTCGAAACCGGAGTCGCAGCTCCAAATCCAAGCGTCGATTGCCAAGACGACTCGTGGGGGATACAAATATAAAACTCCGCTATATCATTGCCAATCAGCAGGAGGTGGTGAACAAGATCTCCATAACGGAGGACGGAACATTGCTCACCTTGATCGGACTGGATCGGGAGCAGCAGGCAAGTTACGAACTAACCGTGATCGTGGAGTACAGCACGGGATTGGTGAGTGGAGCTGGCATTTACCAGGTGAATATCAAGGTGGATGACGTGAATGACAATGCTCCCAAGTTCAATGCACTCACTTATGTGGGTTTGATCAATGAAAATTGCGCCGTGGGCACGGAGCTTTCGATGAACCATGCGATTCTCATCCAGGATGCCGATGAAGGACCAAATGCTGAGTTCAGAGTCCAGCTCCAAGGCGATTATAGCGAAGAGTTTAGCATAGAATATATAAATGGAAGCTCCTCAGGAAATACCACTCAGCATAAGATGCCATCCACAACAGGGGCCTTCAATATCTTTAACCTAACGGATCAATGGAACGATGAGTTCAAGTACCAGGAGTTGCACACCACTTTTATGCAAACGAACTTTAAGCTCAGTTCGGGGCCGTATTTCCGCGTCTCCTATACGGGAAAGAAAGGCTTGGATCGAGAGAAACAACAGTTGTACAACCTGAAGATTATAGCCACCGATTCGGGGGGTCTCTCTGGATACGCCCATCTTACTATTCTCGTGGCCGATGTAAATGACAATGCTCCCATGTTTGAGCGCATCTCGGTGTTTAAGGATTCCCGCTTGGAGATCCGTGAGTACACTACCGACATGGAGATTTACTTTGTGGAGAGTTCGAGTGGATTGGCAGCACCTCAAGCAACGGCAGCCATGATGCTGGCCCCACCTCCTTATCACATTCCCGGATCCCCGAGATACAATCAAGATCGGGAGAGATCAGTGGGACTTGGGACAGGATTGGGGGTGGTGGCTAGAGCTAAATCACGACGTAGAATGGTCCGTGCCGTGTCCATCAAGTGTCCCCTGTTTGCCATCTATGAGGACACGCCAGTGGGTACGAAGGTCCTTCAACTGAGTGCCAGTGATGAAGATTACGGAAAGAATGCCCAGCTGCACTATGAGCTTCACGGAGAACAAGTGGAACGGACACCCGGAATGCCAATGTTACGGGTTCAGGGAGGGAGGTATTTTACAATCGACAAACTTAGCGGAGAGCTATCGGTAAACTATCCTTTGTCGGCCAATATCGAGATTTGGTTAAATCTAACTGTCACGGATATAGATGGTCTAAAGGACTCTGCATGCCTGCGATTCACCGTGATGGATGTTAATAATCATGCTCCAACATTCAAGAAGTCCTGGTACAGCTTTGATACCCCAGAGGGGGAGTACAAAGAAAGCGTTTTGGGGCAACTGACAGCCATAGACATGGATTTTGGCGAGAACGCCAATATAACGTACACGCTTAGTGATTCGCACCTGCCATTTACCATCAAACCAGCATCGGGAGTCCTCAAGATCACTGGGCAACTCGATCGGGAGCTAAAGGACAAGTACAGCTTCCAGGTGATGGCCACGGATAATGCCCCAGTGATGCAGCGAATGTCCAGCAGCGTGGATGTGGAAGTAAATGTCCTGGATATCAACGATAATCGTCCGGAGTTCATTGGCTACGATGATCAGACAAAGGCGGTGAAGTTTATACCGAATGTGGCAGATCGCACGATGATGTTGCCGGTTTATAAAGCATATCTGGATCGTAGCACCCAACCGGGAACTTTTGTGAGGCAACTTACGGCCATTGATAAAGATAATGTGGGCAATGGCAATGGTCTGGTATTGTACTCCATTCGTCATCAGGAAATGCAGGCACCACTCTTCCAAATCGACTCCAGAGATGGTACCATCTCTACAATATCCCGAATTAATGGTTACAATGATTACGAACATCTGAATGTTTCTGTTATAGCCTCGGATGTGGGAAGTCCAACTTTGTCCGCCACGGCTGTGGTGATCGTAAATCTCCAGGGACAGGCAGTTACGGATCCTCCCAAGTCCACTCCCAAACCAGAACCTCCTGCCAATGTAACCGTATTCCAGCATGCCTACTATGAGGTCAAACTCACGGAAAACAACGAAGCTCCCATTGAGGTGATGCGGTTGAACCTTAGTGCTGGCCTCAATCCCGAGAACTATCGGTGGTCCCTGTGGTTGGAAGAGGGCTTGGATGAAACGGATGCTCATCCGCCCTTTGAATATGACGCCAAAAATATGCTATTGTATGCCCTCAAACCCTTTGACAGGGAGCACATATCCCGGTATCAGTTAAGGATTCGGGCTGATCGATTGAGTCGGGAAGCTAGAAATTATGCCAGGGTCTCATATCCAGTGGTTGATGAACGAATAGAGGGTCTGTCGCTCAACGAGTGTCGAATTCTGGTCCATATAGCGGACGAAAATGATAATTCACCAAAGTTCCGGGGAAATGGTCAACCGATCGTGGCTGTTCTCCCGCAGAGTGCCAGCTTTGGATACCCTGTAACGAGAGTAGTGGCCAACGACTTGGACGAGGGACTCAACGCCGAGATACGCTATAGACTGCTTAATGAGCCAACTCGACTTTTTGGCATCGATGAGTTGTCTGGTAATATTCGCCTACTGGGGGACCTTTCCCGAGACGAACGCATCTATGGTTTTGATGTGAAGGCCACGGATCGTATGGGTGCTGATGATGGAAGGAGTGGTATCGTCAACGTCTTTGTCTACATTATCGATGAGGCCAAGCAGGTGCGCCTGGTGGTGGCCGGAATGCCTGTTGAAGTTGAACGTCGTATTGAAGGACTAATGGAGGCCCTGAGCGATGCCATTGGCAAGGATGTGCGAGTGAGATTACTGGAACCATACTCTGGAGGTCTAGAAGCAGC CACCAATGCCTATATCTATGCAGTCGATCCGCACACGAATTCCATTATGGAAATGGAGCAACTTCAGGA GTCCCTGGCTGGCCTCCAACTGGATGCactgcagctgcagcagcagaagcTCGACGGAGGAAAGCCCATGCCTCGCATCATCGAGCTGGCGGAGTTTGGACAATCCCCACGGCCCACACACGCCTCTTCATCCAGTTTCATGGGGGGATTGGAGTTCGTGACTGTGGTTCTTCTCGCCCTGATCAGCCTGGGTGCCCTGATGGCCGCCTGTTGCTACCTGTGCATGCGCCAAAAACG ACGTCTCTGGTCTCAGCGTGATTTTACCGCCTCGGATGGCGGTCTCACCTATACCATCGCCGGAATCGGATCCCCTCGTGGTCAGAAGCAGCGGCGCCAGCGGCAACAGCGACACACTCAGCGCTGCAGCAAGGGCAGCAGCACGGGCAGTCAGAGGCCCACGAGTGCATTCATGCCGGAGTCCGTCTGCTCCTCGGCGCAGACCCAGTCGACGGCCACAGCCACCGAGAAACTGGAGCAGCAGTTGCACCATCACCATCAACAGCAGGCGATGGCcacgcagcagcagcaccatcAGTACCTGAACGA GCAACAGCGACAGCAGCAGCGTGAATATATAGACGTACCTCTTCCCAAATCGATTGTCAAggcggcagcggcggcggcgagTGGAGGCGACGGAAATGTGGGCGCCGGGAGCACTCCATTTGTGCTCAAGTACAATGCCTGTCAGCCGGTGAACAATCT TAACAACTACGAAACCTCGCTGTTCTCACTCCACTCCACGGGTCAGGACTCCGGGGTGGAGTTCCTGAGCAGTCGCGAGCTGTACGAGACCTCGCCGGACTCCTTTCAGCACGGTGGCTCCAAGCGCAGCAACAATCCGGAATTACTCTGCCCCAGACATGCCAAGGCACACTTGGAGCTGCGCCAGCCCCATCCAAATACAGACAGCAG TGACACCTACGAGGACTCACTGAAGACCGATGAGCCACTGGTGGCCCACAACTGTCGGAGTGCCAGCTGCGAGCGCCGCCAACATCAGCAGCCCTCCAACCACCATCCCCACTACCAGAACACGCGTTTCGAGAAGCGCTCCTGCGTCCGGCACTCCTTCTCCGGGGTCAAGGACGACCTCATGCAGCAGTCGCCGCAGATCTCGCTGCGACCCCGGGGCCACGCCCTCCGGAACTCGATGAACGACCTGGAGCAGAGGTTGCACAATCTGGAGCAGTCCTTTCGCCGCCCCCTCGAGTTTAGCAAATCGAATTCTTTGTTTTAG
- the Sdhaf3 gene encoding succinate dehydrogenase assembly factor 3, mitochondrial codes for MSKIVMNQLTHPQRVRLLYKTILRLHRGLPAELRALGDNYVRDEFRRHLKCNPMEAQLFMTEWARYASTITQQLGIRGKPKGELGEEIDPEAVEMLKDDQVVQLYELMLAAKGLDEVQGK; via the exons ATGTCAAAAATTGTGATGAACCAACTGACCCACCCCCAGCGTGTCCGCCTGCTGTACAAAACCATTCTGCGACTGCACCGAG GACTTCCGGCGGAACTGCGAGCTCTGGGCGATAACTATGTGCGGGACGAGTTCCGGCGGCACCTTAAATGCAATCCCATGGAGGCACAACTCTTCATGACCGAGTGGGCC CGCTATGCCTCAACTATCACCCAACAACTGGGAATACGAGGCAAGCCCAAGGGGGAACTGGGCGAAGAGATCGATCCGGAGGCCGTGGAAATGCTCAAGGACGACCAGGTGGTGCAATTATACGAGCTAATGCTGGCGGCCAAAGGTTTAGATGAAGTGCAAGGCAAATAA
- the Dhfr gene encoding dihydrofolate reductase, translating to MLRFNLIVAVCENFGIGIKGDLPWHIKSELKYFSRTTKRTSDPAKRNAVVMGRKTFFGVPESKRPLPDRLNIVLSSTLKQEELPKGVLLCPSLEAALKVLEDKSDIENIWIVGGSGVYKEAMASPRCHRLYITKIQKEFECDTFFPAIPDSFKEVSPDSDVPLGVQEENDIKYEYKVLEKQSK from the exons ATGTTACGTTTCAATTTAATCGTGGCAGTTTGCGAGAATTTCGGCATCGGCATTAAGGGCGACCTGCCGTGGCACATTAA ATCCGAGCTGAAATACTTTAGCCGCACTACCAAGCGGACGAGCGATCCCGCGAAGCGCAATGCCGTCGTGATGGGCAGGAAAACCTTTTTCGGAGTGCCGGAGAGCAAGAGACCTCTGCCCGATCGCCTGAACATAGTCTTGAGCAGCACTCTTAAGCAGGAGGAACTGCCTAAGGGAGTGCTCCTCTGTCCCAGTCTCGAGGCAGCTCTTAAGGTTCTCGAGGATAAAAGCGATATAGAAAACATTTGGATCGTGGGGGGCAGTGGAGTTTATAAGGAGGCTATGGCCTCGCCAAGATGCCACCGGCTGTACATCACCAAAATCCAGAAGGAGTTCGAGTGCGACACATTTTTTCCCGCAATCCCCGACAGCTTTAAAGAGGTATCTCCCGATTCCGACGTGCCACTGGGCGTGCAGGAGGAGAACGACATTAAATATGAGTACAAGGTCTTGGAGAAACAGTCAAAATAA